The Schistocerca americana isolate TAMUIC-IGC-003095 chromosome 5, iqSchAmer2.1, whole genome shotgun sequence genome includes a window with the following:
- the LOC124615897 gene encoding uncharacterized protein LOC124615897, with product MPRSSKVFKKVRKCQASRCSKDNLKTSPIITNGNDTSTKKASASRRKIDSCQSLDDCGSDTQATSGFRLIDLKILSDIISSACVCADCGAKSLRLYDEENRIGIVCMLHLTCESCHSDTAFRTSASSNRIYEANMRLIYGMRCLGIGREGTRLFCGIMNMPQPSARYTTGNKTLLSALQEEVEENLKSSAKEAVKMNSELKTEADNTPDTDLCVSCDGTWMKRGHTSLYGVSSVISVDTGKILDVQVMSKYCYSCVLGKRAGEVEENKWQVEHKKVCCRNYSGSSGGMEPAAMKLMFHRSVEKYGVRYTKYLGDGDSSSFKTVLESEPYGPHCAIEKLECVGHVQKRMGGRLLKLKRELKGRKLEDGKLLGGPNRLTDKEIHSLQVYYGKAIRDNSGNLNNMQKAVWSIYFHKLSTDDKPVHNLCDISWCKFKQAERDGMNYSHKHSLPVAVLSAIKPTFRCLAEPDLLRKCVHGKTQNPNESYNSLIWKRCPKTTFVSTIIVEIAAYDACLVFNNGNLGRIKTLQRLGFHPGAFTYSILKDIDDKRVAAADITANKIEQQVNQRRQAKKRLLADEEEYAYGLH from the coding sequence ATGCCGCGTTCTAGTAAGGTGTTTAAAAAGGTTAGAAAGTGTCAAGCTTCTCGATGTAGTAAAGACAACTTGAAAACCAGCCCCATAATAACAAATGGAAACGATACTTCAACCAAGAAAGCGAGTGCTTCGAGAAGGAAAATTGACAGCTGTCAATCACTTGATGATTGTGGCTCAGACACTCAAGCTACTAGTGGTTTTAGGCTTATTGATTTGAAAATACTATCTGATATTATATCATCTGCTTGTGTATGTGCTGACTGTGGTGCAAAAAGTTTGAGATTATATGACGAAGAAAACAGAATTGGAATAGTGTGTATGTTGCATCTTACTTGTGAAAGCTGTCATTCAGACACTGCTTTTAGAACTTCGGCATCAAGTAACCGGATATATGAAGCAAATATGCGTTTAATATATGGCATGAGATGTTTGGGCATAGGCAGGGAAGGTACCAGACTGTTTTGTGGGATCATGAACATGCCACAACCAAGTGCTAGGTACACCACTGGAAATAAAACACTGCTAAGTGCTCTTCAAGAGGAAGTGGAAGAAAACTTGAAGTCCTCTGCAaaggaagctgtgaagatgaatAGTGAACTAAAGACAGAAGCAGATAACACGCCAGACACCGATTTGTGTGTGTCATGTGATGGAACGTGGATGAAGCGTGGACATACATCACTGTATGGAGTATCATCTGTCATTAGTGTTGATACTGGAAAAATTCTTGACGTTCAGGTAATGAGCAAATATTGCTATAGCTGTGTACTCGGAAAGAGAGCtggtgaagtggaagaaaataagtggcAGGTTGAACACAAGAAAGTGTGCTGTAGAAATTATTCTGGTTCTAGTGGTGGAATGGAACCTGCAGCTATGAAACTTATGTTCCATCGAAGTGTGGAAAAGTACGGTGTTAGATACacaaaataccttggtgatggtgactcCAGCTCCTTCAAAACTGTTTTGGAAAGTGAACCTTATGGTCCCCATTGTgctatagaaaagttggaatgtgttggacatgtgcaaaaacgaatgggaggcagacttttaaaattgaaacgTGAATTGAAGGGCAGgaaacttgaggatggaaaactttTAGGTGGTCCCAACAGACTCACAGACAAAGAAATTCATTCTTTACAAGTGTACTATGGCAAGGCAATAAGGGACAACAGTGGAAATTTGAATAACATGCAGAAGGCTGTGTGGtctatttattttcataaactatCCACAGATGACAAACCTGTACataatttgtgtgacatatcgtgGTGCAAATTCAAGCAGGCTGAGCGTGATGGCATGAActattcacacaagcacagtttACCTGTGGCTGTTTTAAGTGCTATAAAACCAACATTTAGGTGTTTAGCAGAGCCAGACCTCCTACGAAAGTGTgtgcatggaaagacacaaaaccctaatgaaagttacaactcACTGATTTGGAAACGTTGCCCaaaaacaacatttgtttcaacaattattgttgaaattgctgcatatgatgcttgtttagtttttaacaatggtaatcttggaagaataaaaactctacagaggctaggatttCATCCAGGAGCTTTCACCTATTCAATATTGAAGGACATCGATGACAAAAGAGTTGCTGCGGCTGATATTACAGCCAATAAAATTGAACAGCAGGTTAACCAAAGAAGACAAGCAAAGAAGAGACTGCTTGCAGATGAAGAGGAGTATGCATATGGCTTGCACTAG